DNA from bacterium:
CGTCCACCGGAATAAACTGATCGACGCCTTGAATGAGCGTGTACGTATTGAAAAAACCGCCGGTCGAAGCGCATGCGCCCATGGAGATACACCATTTCGGATCGGGCATTTGATCCCATATCCGTTTAAGCACCGGCATCATCTTGATCGAGACGCGCCCGGAAACGATCATCAGGTCGGCCTGGCGCGGCGAAAAGCGGATAGCTTCTGCCCCGAATCGCGCCATATCATAACGCGGGCCTAGCGCCGCCATCATCTCGATCGCACAGCACGCAGTGCCGAACGGCATCGGCCAAAGAGAGTTCTTGCGTCCCCAATTCCATATAGCTTCCACCGACGTGGTTAATACGCTGTCTTTGATTTCTTTAGTTAGATCCATCTTGATTCTCTATTAGCTGAACGTCATGGTGAGCTTGTCGAACCATGACCCATTAAAATTGCCATCCTTTGACAAGCTCAGGATGACAAAGCAGATATATTATTTAGCCTTTTTGTAATAATCAGCGACTTTATCCCAATTCACCACGCTCCAGAAAGCCGTCACATAATCCGGCCGGCGATTCTGGTACTTCAAGTAATAAGCGTGTTCCCAAACGTCCAAACCAAGTATGGGCTTTAATTTATCCGAAAGGGGGCTGTCCTGGTTAGCTGTGCTTGTCACGACCAAGTTGCCTTTGCCGTCCACGCATAACCAAGCCCATCCGCTTCCGAAACGCGTCGCGGCAGCTTTTGCAAATTCCGCTTTAAAATTATCAAAACTGCTGAACTTCATATTGATCGCATCTGCCAAATCGCCTTTGGGCGTTCCGCCTGCGTTGGGGCCCATAACCGTCCAGAAAAAACTATGATTCGCATGTCCGCCCGCATTATTGCGGATGGCGGTGCGAATGTCTTCCGGAACGGCATTCAGATCTGCAACAAGTTCTTCAGCGGTTTTAGACTGTAAGTTGGCATATTTTTCCAGCGCCGCATTGGCGTTATTTATGTAGGCCTGATGATGCTTGCCGTGATGGATTTCCATAGTTTGTTTATCAATATGTGGTTCTAACGCATCGTGCGGATAAGGCAATGGGGGCAAGGTGAAAGCCATAATGAACTCCTTCTATTTAGAAAATCAGAATTGTCATACAATAAACCAAACCACATTAACAAAAAAAAATGTTCTACGCAACGATTTTTTGACCCAAAATCAATATTCTGAATTTTTCAACTCTTACTTTATACAATAGCGTCAGTAAGTCGAGATGGGCAGTTACTAATCTGCTATATTCCAATTCGGATAAAAGCCATGGTATTTTCCATAGATAAATAGGAAGAATAAAATTTTTACTTGACAATAAGAAAAGGAAATAATATTATTAAACCACGTAGCGGTTTCTTTTTAGCCATAATATCTCAAATACTTTTTGCCTATTGTTTAGAATTGAGAAATGAAAAAACTTTTTCGACAAAAGTATCCCGTCGTCAGACAATATGATCAAACTGATTGTGGGCCGGCTGCTCTTTTGAGTGTTCTAAGGTTCTATCGAGGTGACTCTAGTCTTGTTCGTTTAAGAAGACTGTGCAAGACAACGTCCGTAGGTACGTCAATGGCTAACATAGTGGAAGCCGCAAACGTGTTGGGTTTTGATGCCCGTGCTGTCCGAGGGGAGTTTGAAGAACTTTGTGATGAAATCATGCCGTGCATTGCTCATATTGTTACTTCAGAAGGGCTGTCACATTTTGCTGTAGTTTATACTGCAACCCCAGATATAGTTTTAGTGGGTGATCCAGGACGGGGACTGCTAAGACTATCTTCCGAAGAATTTATGAATTTATGGAAATCAAAAACGGCCGTTTTGTTTAAACCGGGTTCTAAATTGCATTATGATAAGCCCCCCAGCTGGCTTTACTGGATTAGTCAATATGCGAAAAAATATGAAACGTGGATATACCAATCGACTTTTCTCGGAGTTCTTTATACCGTTTTGGGTCTTGCCAATGCCATTTTCATTCAGTTGATTGTGGACAAAATTATTCCTACTGGTCAAACCGAAAAAATAGTATTGCTTACCCTTGCCTTATTTTTAGTATTAGTTCTGCGTTCTGGTTTTGGCTATTTCAGGCAGCGCTTTTTGGTTGTCGCCAACAAGAGGCTGAGCAATGATATTTGTGCCGATTTTTTACGCCATCTATTCAGATTGCCAAAATCTTTTTTTGATTCGAGAAAAACAGGCGATATTCTCACAAGATTCGCCGATACCCATCGGGTTCGGCAACTTATTCTCACACTGTCAACTGTGACAACTATAGACATCCTCATTGTATGCGGCTCATTGTCTTTCTTATTTTTTATTACCCCTGGAATTGCATTGTCAATAGCTCTTTTGCTTCTCATATATTCATACTTATTGTTTACCAGAGCTAAGAGCTTGACGGATCAACAAAGATCAGTTATGAAGAATAATGCGGAGGTTGAGTCCTCCTATATTGACAGTATTGAGGGTATTGATCATCTGATAAGTTTTAATTCTCAAGAAGTTTTCTCAGAGTTAAACATTGTCTTATTTAGGCGGCATCAGGATGGTATAGAGAGATTCGGTATGACCCAAGCGAGGTTGTCACTTTTTGCTGAATTTTTTCTTGGATTGGTTATGTTGTCAACGCTGGGAGTTGGCTCTTCGTGGGTATTAGGTGGCAGTCTATCATTAGGTCAATTGATAGCCGCCTATAGTCTTCTTGCGCTACTCATCCCAAGTGTCAATCGATTAGTTGATGTTAAGGTTGCCACGGCAGGTGCTTCAGTTGCATTCCATCGTATGATGGACATATTACTGATCGAACCCGAAAAACTTGACGTAGGAGGATGTACGTGTATAGACAAATCAGTTTCCATTGACAAAGGGTCTTTTGGTTGGTCTGGCCAAGGGTTGCTTTTTAAAAACATAAGCCTTACAATTTGCAAGGGCAAGTTATCTTCATTGTGGGGGCCAAGTGGTTCCGGTAAAAGCACTATAGTCAATATCTTGCAGCGAGTGTTGGACTTGTCCTCTGGTACACTCTTAGTCGATAACGTCCATGCGAATTTATTGTCTATTCGAGAATACAGAAAGAAAATATGCACCGTTCCTCAATCGATCAAAATCTTCAACGCTTCACTCCTTGACAACATTCTTCTTGGACGACCATTTTCTGGAATTGAAAAAGTTACGGAGTGGATAAACGAAATTGGTTTCAGTTTTTTCCCTTCCAGATTTGAAAATGGTTTACTTACACTAATTGGAAAAGATGGTCAGCAGCTATCGGGAGGAGAGAAACAGCTTCTTGGTTTTTTGCGCGCTCTTTGGAACAGACCTGAGGTTTTGGTTATCGATGAAGCCCTAACCGGAATTGATATGTTTATTGAAAACGAATTATGGAAGTTTTTGAAAAGGTATTCAGAAACAAATGCGGTATTAATTGTTTCGCATGACTTACGAACAATATTAAAAACCGATTACGCTTTTATACTCAATTCCGGCACCATTGTCAAAAGCGGACCACCAGTAGGACTTTTTGATGCAGATCAGTTGAGAACAACGTATGGAGTAACTATGAATTTTGACGTCATGAATAATAATCCTCTCGTCGTGAAGGCATAGCAGTGGTACAGAGTGTTTCAATAGACAATGCGCCTGTTTTTAAAACTTGGCACATCTATATTGCCTTGGTTGTCGTGAATATGTTGTTAATTTACGCAGACAGCCAGTTGGTTATGACGAGAGACGTATACTACAACATACTTTCAGACCAAATGGAATATTCTCGGATCGACCAAGTCTACGAGGCAGTAAAAGGTTATTCCATATGGGGATATTTGTTCGTCCCGCTGATATTGTGGCTCAGAATTGCCTTTGTGGTTTTGATGACACAGTTTCCATTCATTCTTCGAGATATCGATATCCCATTTAAGCAAGTATTTAGAGCAGGATGCTTTGGATTGCTTTTCCTCGCAGTTGGATCGATGTTGAGGATCATCTATCTTTCTTCTTTGCCTAGCGATCAAGTAGATAAAACGATATTGACTTTTGTTCCATTTTCCATTGCACAGTTTCTGGATGCAGAAGCTTATGGAACGACAGCATTTGCGGTCTTAAGTAGCTTCAACATTTTTGAGTTATTGTGGATTTTAATGATTTCAAAAGGTGTAGCTTCGAGTGGAAAGGTGAACAAAGGCGATGCTATATTGGTAACGAGTTTCATTTGGGTAATAATATTGGTATTTCAATGGGGATTAGGAATTTCTTTAGAAAAGATCAATGGATAGCAAGGCTCACCATCTCCTTTGTTTTCATGGCCTCTGCCATAATGAAGTTGGCAGATTTTGAGGATTCCATTGATTTGATTCAGGAGATGTTTGATTTGCAACATCATAATGCACGCTTGTTGTTGGCCATTAGTATTTTATTTGAAATCATGATGGCTATGCTTGTTGTAGTAAGACATTTCCAGAGTTCAGAAACTTACTTGATTCTAATCTTGGCAATAAGTTTATTTATTGTTATTAATGGATGGCAAATTTATACACAGCAAGAAAACTGCGGTTGCTTTGGCACGATGGTTCAAATGAGTCCAGTCGTGACGTTAGCAAAAAATTGTTTTCTCCTTTTCCTAGCAGTAAGCATCAGAAAAAAAATGTCCGGGAGGAATAGTGCTTAAGAATTTATTAACATTATCCGTTGGTTGTGTTTTCGCCATCTTGTTGATATGGCTGATAGTCAGATTGCTAACTTCCGAAGTGATGGCTGTCGGGTCGGAGCTTCCGAACATGAAGTACGTGAACGAAATGGGCCAGTTGGATTCACTGAAAAAGGATGAAAAGGTCAATACTATTGTGTGCCTTTTTAGGAGCGATTGTGAGCATTGCGAATATCAGCTCGACGTTTTTAACAAGTGTATTGATTCACTAAAGAACACTCGCATGATTCTCATGACTGGTGAATCGGATGAGGTTCTTGCCCGAATT
Protein-coding regions in this window:
- a CDS encoding NADH-quinone oxidoreductase subunit B, whose amino-acid sequence is MDLTKEIKDSVLTTSVEAIWNWGRKNSLWPMPFGTACCAIEMMAALGPRYDMARFGAEAIRFSPRQADLMIVSGRVSIKMMPVLKRIWDQMPDPKWCISMGACASTGGFFNTYTLIQGVDQFIPVDVYIPGCPPRPEGLIEAVMKIQRLITKKESVYARDIKDEGMYGDEHVGIEGRKGDFVPEVITGIYE
- a CDS encoding superoxide dismutase: MAFTLPPLPYPHDALEPHIDKQTMEIHHGKHHQAYINNANAALEKYANLQSKTAEELVADLNAVPEDIRTAIRNNAGGHANHSFFWTVMGPNAGGTPKGDLADAINMKFSSFDNFKAEFAKAAATRFGSGWAWLCVDGKGNLVVTSTANQDSPLSDKLKPILGLDVWEHAYYLKYQNRRPDYVTAFWSVVNWDKVADYYKKAK
- a CDS encoding ATP-binding cassette domain-containing protein, producing MKKLFRQKYPVVRQYDQTDCGPAALLSVLRFYRGDSSLVRLRRLCKTTSVGTSMANIVEAANVLGFDARAVRGEFEELCDEIMPCIAHIVTSEGLSHFAVVYTATPDIVLVGDPGRGLLRLSSEEFMNLWKSKTAVLFKPGSKLHYDKPPSWLYWISQYAKKYETWIYQSTFLGVLYTVLGLANAIFIQLIVDKIIPTGQTEKIVLLTLALFLVLVLRSGFGYFRQRFLVVANKRLSNDICADFLRHLFRLPKSFFDSRKTGDILTRFADTHRVRQLILTLSTVTTIDILIVCGSLSFLFFITPGIALSIALLLLIYSYLLFTRAKSLTDQQRSVMKNNAEVESSYIDSIEGIDHLISFNSQEVFSELNIVLFRRHQDGIERFGMTQARLSLFAEFFLGLVMLSTLGVGSSWVLGGSLSLGQLIAAYSLLALLIPSVNRLVDVKVATAGASVAFHRMMDILLIEPEKLDVGGCTCIDKSVSIDKGSFGWSGQGLLFKNISLTICKGKLSSLWGPSGSGKSTIVNILQRVLDLSSGTLLVDNVHANLLSIREYRKKICTVPQSIKIFNASLLDNILLGRPFSGIEKVTEWINEIGFSFFPSRFENGLLTLIGKDGQQLSGGEKQLLGFLRALWNRPEVLVIDEALTGIDMFIENELWKFLKRYSETNAVLIVSHDLRTILKTDYAFILNSGTIVKSGPPVGLFDADQLRTTYGVTMNFDVMNNNPLVVKA